In one window of Bos taurus isolate L1 Dominette 01449 registration number 42190680 breed Hereford chromosome 15, ARS-UCD2.0, whole genome shotgun sequence DNA:
- the OR56A3G gene encoding olfactory receptor family 56 subfamily A member 3G has product MTAHQNGSISTEFSDFLLNCFVRSPSWQHWLSLPLSLLLLLALGANMTLLITIWLETSLHEPMYYLLSLLSSLDTVVCLTVIPKVLAIFWFDLRSISFFACFFQMFIMNSFFAMESCTFMVMAYDRYVAICHPLRYPSIITNQFITKAAIFILSRSVFLTLPIPILSGRLHYCGRNVIENCICANMSVSRLSCNDITINRLYQFAGGWTLLGSDLLLIFLSYTFILRAVLRLKAQGAVAKALSTCGSHFILILFFSTILLVFVFTLLVEKKMSSDVPVLLNVLHHVIPAALNPIVYGVRTQEIKQVIQKLLKKGW; this is encoded by the coding sequence ATGACAGCACACCAAAATGGCAGCATCTCCACTGAGTTTTCAGACTTCCTTCTGAACTGTTTTGTCAGGTCCCCCAGCTGGCAGCACTGGCTGTCCCTGCCCCTTAGCCTCCTCTTGCTCCTGGCCCTTGGTGCCAACATGACCCTCCTGATCACCATCTGGCTGGAGACCTCTCTGCATGAGCCCATGTACTACCTGCTCAGCCTGCTCTCCTCACTGGACACAGTGGTCTGTCTCACTGTCATCCCCAAGGTCCTGGCCATCTTTTGGTTTGACCTCAGGTCCATCAGCTTCTTTGCCTGCTTCTTTCAGATGTTCATCATGAATAGTTTCTTTGCCATGGAGTCCTGCACATTCATGGTCATGGCCTacgaccgctatgtggccatctgccatCCATTGAGGTACCCATCCATCATCACTAACCAATTTATAACCAAGGCAGCCATTTTCATTTTGTCCAGAAGTGTCTTTTTGACACTGCCCATCCCCATTCTCTCAGGACGTCTGCATTACTGTGGGAGAAACGTCATTGAGAACTGCATCTGTGCCAATATGTCTGTCTCCAGGCTCTCCTGTAATGATATTACCATCAATCGTCTCTACCAATTTGCTGGAGGCTGGACTCTGTTGGGATCTGACCTCCTCCTCATATTCCTCTCCTACACCTTCATACTGAGGGCTGTGCTGAGACTCAAGGCACAGGGAGCTGTGGCCAAGGCCCTAAGCACATGTGGCTCCCACTTCATCCTGATCCTCTTCTTCAGCACCATCCTTCTGGTTTTTGTCTTCACGCTTTTGGTAGAAAAGAAAATGTCCTCTGACGTGCCTGTCTTGCTCAATGTCCTCCACCATGTCATCCCCGCAGCCCTCAACCCCATTGTCTATGGGGTGCGAACCCAGGAGATCAAGCAAGTAATCCAGAAGTTACTGAAGAAAGGATGGTGA
- the OR56A9 gene encoding olfactory receptor 56A3 codes for MLPYSNSSLSTEASEFLLNCFVRSPSWQHWLSLPLSLLFLLAMGANTTLLITIQLEASLHEPMYYLLSLLSLLDMVLCLTVIPKVLAIFWFDLRTISFSACFLQMFIMNNFLSMESCTFLVMAYDRYVAICKPLHYPSIITNQFVSRALVFILARNTFLTAPIPILSARLHYCGRNIIENCICANLSVSKLSCGNITLNKIYQLFLAWTLLGSDLILIFLSYIFILRAVLRLNTRQTAAKALSTCGSHFILILFFSTILLVFVFTHLAKKKVSPDIPVLLNVLHHVIPAALNPIVYGVRTQEIKQGIWKLLRKGSDSRK; via the coding sequence ATGCTGCCTTATAGCAACAGCTCCCTCTCTACTGAAGCCTCTGAGTTCCTCCTGAACTGTTTTGTCAGGTCCCCCAGCTGGCAGCACTGGCTGTCCCTGCCCCTtagcctcctcttcctcctggccATGGGGGCCAACACCACCCTCCTGATCACCATCCAGCTGGAGGCCTCTCTGCATGAGCCCATGTACTACCTGCTCAGCCTGCTCTCCCTGCTGGACATGGTGCTCTGCCTCACTGTCATCCCCAAGGTCCTGGCCATCTTCTGGTTTGATCTCAGGACCATCAGCTTTTCTGCCTGCTTCCTCCAAATGTTCATCATGAATAACTTCCTGTCCATGGAATCATGCACCTTCTTAgtcatggcctatgaccgctatgtggccatctgcaagcctctGCACTACCCATCTATCATCACAAACCAATTTGTGTCAAGAGCTCTTGTCTTCATCTTGGCCCGAAACACATTTCTTACTGCACCTATTCCCATCCTCTCTGCACGGCTCCATTATTGTGGAAGAAATATAATTGAGAACTGTATCTGCGCCAACCTCTCCGTGTCCAAGCTCTCTTGTGGTAACATCACCCTTAACAAAATCTACCAATTATTTTTAGCCTGGACTCTGCTGGGCTCTGACCTCATCCTCATCTTCCTCTCCTATATATTCATCCTCCGAGCTGTCCTTAGACTCAATACAAGACAGACAGCTGCTAAAGCTCTGAGCACCTGTGGCTCTCACTTTATCCTTATCCTCTTCTTCAGCACCATCctgctggtttttgtttttacccATTTGGCCAAGAAAAAGGTTTCACCTGATATTCCTGTCTTACTTAATGTCCTCCACCATGTCATTCCTGCAGCTCTCAACCCCATTGTCTATGGTGTTCGAACTCAGGAAATTAAGCAGGGGATTTGGAAATTATTGAGGAAGGGTAGTGACAGCAGAAAGTAA